Proteins co-encoded in one Brassica oleracea var. oleracea cultivar TO1000 chromosome C4, BOL, whole genome shotgun sequence genomic window:
- the LOC106338335 gene encoding uncharacterized protein LOC106338335 gives MRSLMKELISGKVTGDSELLMVSKECTAVLQNKPIKKLDNPGKFVLSIQIGRTVFACSLCDLGSSVNLMPYSVEKRLGFTDFKPTRISLVFADRSVKSPVGILEDLHVRLGNTFVPTYFVVLEVEEEPRDPLILGRPFLCIAGVIINVRQGRIDLHLGDIAMKFEMNQLLKKPVLDAQTYTVEDKDQALIPQEGMIEEILTDDPLELILICSKTEHNVMSVDADGYDNMLDSAKSM, from the coding sequence ATGCGCAGCTTGATGAAAGAGTTGATCTCTGGCAAGGTAACTGGAGACAGTGAACTATTGATGGTTTCAAAAGAGTGCACTGCGGTACTTCAGAACAAGCCGATTAAGAAATTGGATAATCCAGGCAAGTTTGTTCTCTCCATACAAATTGGGAGAACCGTATTCGCCTGTTCTCTATGTGATCTGGGTTCCAGCGTCAATCTCATGCCTTACTCCGTGGAAAAACGACTGGGCTTCACAGACTTCAAGCCGACAAGAATTTCCCTGGTGTTCGCCGATAGATCAGTCAAGTCACCGGTGGGTATTCTGGAAGACCTTCATGTCCGATTGGGTAACACGTTTGTTCCGACATATTTTGTGGTTCTGGAGGTTGAAGAAGAACCGAGAGATCCACTCATCCTAGGTCGTCCTTTCTTGTGCATAGCTGGTGTGATCATCAATGTTCGACAAGGAAGGATTGATCTTCACCTAGGAGACATTGCGATGAAGTTCGAAATGAACCAATTGCTGAAGAAACCGGTGCTAGATGCGCAGACCTACACCGTTGAGGATAAAGATCAGGCGCTTATCCCTCAAGAAGGAATGATTGAGGAAATCCTGACCGACGATCCACTCGAGCTAATCCTGATCTGTTCTAAGACAGAGCATAACGTCATGAGCGTGGACGCGGATGGCTACGACAATATGCTTGACTCTGCCAAAAGCATGTAA
- the LOC106338336 gene encoding uncharacterized protein LOC106338336, which produces MCCPEPGRMCSGRKMWLAVPRPSQSRTKGQPDQIDENERKDPPRKDPKTLVVGTGACSSIGLKKRKKGCRYLPGPISPISQYQPELVNALRQMGQHVKWPPKMKAPDSFRNPELWCDFHRDHGHKTEDCIALRIEVNELLQKGHLQEFLSEKAKAHLSKETAGKPKGAAPTSTPRQDRVIHVISRGSEVGGVSHTAAKKSTRNAKHGLETTQPKRLLLGTDKISFTAKEQEKILAPHHDALVISLTVANCLVKRILVDNGSSSNIIFQTAYQDLGLEESTLKRKVTPLIGFSGEVKQTAGEAILPVYAEGVNMSTKFLVVDCQSAYNMILGRPWIHAMGAVPSTLHQMVKFPTTWGIRIIMRDQENSRSCYQTTLKGKTKIL; this is translated from the coding sequence ATGTGTTGTCCCGAGCCTGGGCGCATGTGTAGTGGGAGGAAGATGTGGCTAGCCGTGCCAAGGCCCAGCCAAAGCAGGACCAAAGGTCAGCCCGATCAGATCGACGAGAACGAGAGGAAAGATCCTCCCAGAAAGGATCCAAAGACTCTGGTAGTAGGAACAGGGGCATGTTCCAGTATCGGCCTCAAGAAAAGGAAGAAGGGCTGTCGGTATCTACCAGGCCCGATATCTCCCATCTCTCAGTATCAACCAGAGCTAGTCAACGCACTGAGACAGATGGGCCAACATGTTAAGTGGCCTCCAAAGATGAAAGCACCTGACTCGTTCCGGAACCCGGAACTTTGGTGCGACTTCCATCGCGATCATGGCCACAAAACCGAAGACTGCATCGCCCTAAGGATCGAGGTCAACGAACTACTCCAAAAGGGGCATCTCCAAGAATTCCTCTCAGAGAAAGCCAAGGCCCACCTTAGCAAAGAGACAGCAGGGAAACCCAAAGGAGCTGCACCAACCTCAACACCTCGCCAAGATCGGGTGATCCATGTCATATCCAGGGGTTCGGAAGTAGGCGGAGTGAGCCACACAGCCGCAAAGAAAAGCACCCGTAACGCTAAACATGGTCTGGAAACAACCCAACCGAAGCGCCTACTTTTAGGCACCGACAAGATAAGCTTCACAGCTAAGGAGCAAGAGAAGATCCTAGCTCCCCACCATGATGCTCTAGTTATCTCTCTCACCGTAGCAAACTGCTTGGTGAAAAGAATACTAGTAGACAACGGCAGCTCCAGCAACATTATCTTCCAGACGGCATACCAAGATTTAGGGCTGGAGGAGAGCACCCTGAAGCGCAAGGTAACACCACTCATCGGGTTCAGCGGCGAGGTCAAGCAAACCGCCGGAGAGGCTATCCTCCCAGTATACGCTGAAGGGGTCAACATGTCTACCAAATTTCTGGTCGTAGATTGCCAATCGGCATATAACATGATCTTGGGACGACCATGGATTCACGCCATGGGAGCAGTCCCTTCAACCCTTCATCAGATGGTGAAGTTCCCTACAACCTGGGGCATCAGAATAATCATGAGAGACCAGGAGAACTCTCGATCCTGCTACCAGACCACCCTGAAGGGGAAGACCAAGATCTTATAG